Proteins from a genomic interval of Microbacterium abyssi:
- a CDS encoding GNAT family N-acetyltransferase, with translation MPSTRIRISGRPSDFSLAADIEAAADELLIGHLHAVDWPPVDSGQERMAMPGFLLLAEEESDGFVVGFAHVLEIDGFVHLEQLAVLPAHSRRGHGRMLVEAVLAEAVARGYTEITLRTYRDVPWNAPFYESCGFRRSDPASPFHEHLVDVEARVGLERYGERIQMTARLDRSGRRSASEPKS, from the coding sequence ATGCCCTCCACCCGCATCCGGATCTCCGGACGACCGTCAGACTTCTCTCTTGCCGCCGACATCGAGGCGGCGGCCGATGAGCTGCTGATCGGCCACCTGCATGCGGTCGACTGGCCTCCGGTCGACAGCGGGCAGGAGCGGATGGCGATGCCCGGCTTCCTGCTGCTCGCGGAAGAGGAATCCGACGGCTTCGTGGTCGGCTTCGCCCATGTCCTGGAGATCGACGGCTTCGTCCACCTCGAGCAGCTCGCGGTGCTGCCTGCACACAGCCGACGAGGCCACGGACGGATGCTGGTCGAGGCGGTCCTCGCAGAGGCAGTCGCACGCGGGTACACGGAGATCACGCTGCGCACCTACCGCGATGTGCCCTGGAATGCTCCGTTCTACGAGAGTTGCGGATTCCGTCGCAGCGATCCTGCCTCTCCCTTCCACGAGCATCTCGTGGACGTCGAAGCGCGTGTCGGTCTTGAACGGTACGGTGAGCGCATCCAGATGACGGCACGGCTCGATCGCTCCGGCCGCAGATCGGCATCGGAGCCGAAGTCCTAA
- a CDS encoding rhodanese-like domain-containing protein codes for MIERADYFAAKLAYETDASDLYARQKAGDGVVIIDVRSDEAWAQGRVAGAVHMHYSEIAARAHQEIPRGADVVVYCWSPGCNAGAKGALEFAKLGYPVREMIGGFEYWAREGYPVEDHDGVHRRPIDPLTGVPRLRTRP; via the coding sequence ATGATCGAACGCGCTGACTACTTCGCCGCAAAGCTCGCCTACGAGACCGACGCCAGCGATCTGTACGCCCGCCAGAAGGCCGGAGATGGCGTCGTGATCATCGACGTGCGCTCGGATGAGGCATGGGCGCAGGGGCGCGTCGCAGGCGCCGTGCACATGCACTACAGCGAGATCGCTGCCAGAGCACATCAGGAGATTCCCCGTGGCGCCGATGTGGTGGTGTACTGCTGGAGCCCCGGATGCAACGCCGGCGCGAAGGGCGCTCTGGAGTTCGCCAAGCTCGGCTACCCGGTGCGCGAGATGATCGGCGGCTTCGAGTACTGGGCACGCGAGGGATACCCGGTCGAGGACCACGACGGCGTCCATCGCCGGCCGATCGACCCGCTCACCGGTGTGCCTCGACTCCGCACCCGACCCTGA
- a CDS encoding cytochrome c oxidase subunit 4 codes for MRSNIILWWLLAGFFFVVGTGYTVWHILAYPELTGPMSVEWVGTVALFFGMFMSAMVAVYLQRTHKAQGGELPEDILTADIDDGDPELGEFSPWSWWPLVLAASAAVFLIGMAVGHFLLPIGIAIFAVAIVGWVYEYYRGHFAR; via the coding sequence ATGCGTTCAAACATCATTCTGTGGTGGCTCCTCGCCGGCTTCTTCTTCGTGGTCGGTACCGGCTACACGGTGTGGCACATCCTCGCCTACCCGGAACTGACCGGCCCAATGAGCGTCGAGTGGGTCGGCACGGTCGCTCTGTTCTTCGGCATGTTCATGTCTGCGATGGTCGCGGTCTACCTGCAGCGCACGCACAAGGCGCAGGGCGGCGAGCTGCCCGAGGACATCCTGACCGCCGACATCGACGACGGTGACCCGGAACTCGGCGAGTTCAGCCCGTGGTCCTGGTGGCCGCTCGTGCTCGCCGCATCCGCCGCTGTCTTCCTGATCGGCATGGCGGTGGGACACTTCCTGCTCCCGATCGGCATTGCGATCTTCGCGGTCGCGATCGTCGGGTGGGTCTACGAGTACTACCGAGGCCACTTCGCCCGCTGA
- the ctaD gene encoding cytochrome c oxidase subunit I, translating into MSTTEAPSQAPGARPTAIPARQAALLSSSRTEEKGNIVVKWLTSTDHKTIGYMYLITSVLFFLLGGVMALVIRAELFAPGMQIVPTKEQYNQLFTMHGTIMLLMFATPLFAGFANAILPLQLGAPDVAFPRLNAFAFWLFGFGSIIAVAGFLTPQGAASFGWFAYQPLANASFSPGAGGNLWMVGLGMSGFGTILGAVNFITTIITMRAPGMTMWRMPIFSWNTLITSLLILMAFPVLAAAIFAAAADRILGAHVYDPANGGVLLWQHLFWFFGHPEVYIIALPFFGIVSEVFPVFSRKPIFGYKTLVYATIAIAALSVAVWAHHMYVTGSVLLPFFALMTMLIAVPTGVKIFNWIGTLWRGSVTFETPMVFALGFLVSFVFGGLTGVILASPPLDFHLSDSYFVVAHFHYVVFGTVVFAMFSGFYFWWPKWTGRMLNERLGYVHFWMLFVGFHMTFLIQHWLGVDGMVRRYADYSAADGWTWGNQVSTIGAIILGASMLPFFLNVWITARKAPKVTVNDPWGYGASLEWATSCPPPRHNFTSIPRIRSERPAFDLNHPEAAEHPVGVAASGVSDASGEAK; encoded by the coding sequence ATGTCAACAACTGAGGCCCCCAGCCAGGCTCCTGGCGCTCGCCCCACCGCGATCCCGGCTCGTCAGGCCGCTCTGCTGAGCTCCTCCCGCACGGAGGAGAAGGGCAACATCGTCGTCAAGTGGCTCACGTCCACTGACCACAAGACGATCGGGTACATGTACCTGATCACGTCTGTGCTGTTCTTCCTGCTGGGTGGCGTGATGGCGCTCGTCATTCGCGCCGAGCTGTTCGCTCCCGGGATGCAGATCGTCCCCACCAAGGAGCAGTACAACCAGCTGTTCACGATGCACGGCACGATCATGCTGCTGATGTTCGCGACGCCGCTGTTCGCCGGATTCGCGAATGCGATCCTCCCGCTCCAGCTGGGCGCCCCCGACGTCGCCTTCCCGCGACTGAACGCCTTCGCGTTCTGGCTGTTCGGCTTCGGCTCGATCATCGCCGTCGCCGGCTTCCTCACGCCTCAGGGCGCTGCATCGTTCGGCTGGTTCGCCTACCAGCCGCTGGCGAACGCGTCGTTCTCGCCCGGTGCCGGTGGAAACCTGTGGATGGTCGGGCTCGGCATGTCCGGTTTCGGCACGATCCTCGGTGCGGTGAACTTCATCACCACGATCATCACGATGCGAGCACCAGGCATGACCATGTGGCGCATGCCGATCTTCTCGTGGAACACGCTCATCACGAGCCTCCTGATCCTGATGGCGTTCCCCGTGCTCGCCGCTGCGATCTTCGCCGCCGCTGCTGACCGCATCCTCGGCGCTCACGTCTACGACCCAGCGAACGGCGGCGTGCTGCTGTGGCAGCACTTGTTCTGGTTCTTCGGCCACCCTGAGGTGTACATCATCGCGCTGCCGTTCTTCGGCATCGTCTCCGAGGTGTTCCCGGTGTTCAGCCGCAAGCCGATCTTCGGATACAAGACGCTCGTGTACGCGACGATCGCGATCGCAGCGCTCTCCGTGGCCGTGTGGGCGCACCACATGTACGTCACGGGCTCCGTGCTGCTGCCGTTCTTCGCGCTCATGACGATGCTCATCGCGGTGCCGACGGGTGTGAAGATCTTCAACTGGATCGGAACGCTCTGGCGAGGGTCCGTGACCTTCGAGACGCCGATGGTGTTCGCGCTCGGCTTCCTGGTGTCGTTCGTCTTCGGTGGTCTTACCGGCGTCATCCTGGCGTCGCCGCCGCTGGACTTCCACCTCAGCGACTCGTATTTCGTCGTCGCGCACTTCCACTACGTGGTGTTCGGCACCGTCGTGTTCGCGATGTTCTCCGGCTTCTACTTCTGGTGGCCCAAGTGGACCGGCCGCATGCTCAACGAGCGTCTGGGCTACGTGCACTTCTGGATGCTGTTCGTCGGCTTCCACATGACGTTCCTCATCCAGCACTGGCTGGGTGTGGACGGCATGGTCCGCCGCTACGCCGACTACTCGGCTGCTGACGGATGGACCTGGGGAAACCAGGTGTCGACGATCGGCGCCATCATCCTCGGCGCCTCGATGCTGCCGTTCTTCCTGAACGTGTGGATTACGGCCCGCAAGGCGCCGAAGGTCACGGTCAACGATCCGTGGGGCTACGGCGCGTCGCTCGAGTGGGCGACCAGCTGCCCTCCGCCGCGGCACAACTTCACCTCTATCCCGCGTATTCGCAGCGAGCGGCCCGCTTTCGATCTGAACCACCCTGAGGCCGCGGAGCACCCGGTCGGAGTCGCCGCGTCCGGCGTCTCGGATGCGAGCGGAGAGGCGAAGTAA
- the coxB gene encoding cytochrome c oxidase subunit II, producing the protein MPSKRRLRWAAVPVGIAAAVVLAGCSPTELHGFLPGFVEDGTAATNQTDRVASLWVNSWIVLLAVGVITWGLMGWAAIAYRRRKGQTGLPVQMRYNMPIEIFYTVIPLILVMGMFFFTARDQAEIETQWDDADVEITAIGKQWAFDFMYAGEDDDLSDAVWTMGIQAQPDADGNVDKEELPTLVLPVDQKVHISLQSRDVIHSFWIIDFLYKKDMYIGKDNSWSFIPTRVGEYDGKCAELCGEYHSMMMFNVKVVEQDEYDAYVESLREEGNVGDINDAYDRLGNLPGTGAQGTDSEEEGE; encoded by the coding sequence GTGCCCTCGAAACGCCGCCTTCGTTGGGCTGCAGTTCCGGTAGGAATTGCAGCAGCCGTGGTCCTGGCGGGATGCTCTCCCACCGAGCTTCACGGGTTCCTCCCGGGCTTCGTGGAAGACGGCACCGCCGCCACGAACCAGACCGACCGTGTCGCGTCGCTCTGGGTCAACTCCTGGATCGTGCTGCTCGCCGTCGGCGTGATCACGTGGGGCCTGATGGGCTGGGCTGCGATCGCGTACCGTCGCCGGAAGGGCCAGACCGGCCTGCCGGTGCAGATGCGGTACAACATGCCCATCGAGATCTTCTACACGGTCATCCCGCTGATCCTCGTCATGGGAATGTTCTTCTTCACGGCGCGCGACCAGGCCGAGATCGAGACGCAGTGGGACGACGCGGACGTCGAGATCACGGCGATCGGCAAGCAGTGGGCGTTCGACTTCATGTACGCCGGCGAGGACGACGATCTGTCCGACGCCGTGTGGACCATGGGGATCCAGGCGCAGCCCGATGCCGATGGCAACGTCGACAAGGAAGAGCTGCCCACGCTGGTGCTTCCGGTCGACCAGAAGGTGCACATCAGCCTGCAGTCGCGCGATGTCATCCACTCGTTCTGGATCATCGACTTCCTGTACAAGAAAGACATGTACATCGGGAAGGACAATTCCTGGTCCTTCATCCCGACCCGCGTCGGCGAGTACGACGGCAAGTGCGCCGAGCTCTGCGGCGAATACCACTCGATGATGATGTTCAACGTCAAGGTCGTCGAGCAGGACGAATACGACGCATACGTCGAGTCGCTCCGCGAGGAGGGCAACGTCGGCGACATAAACGACGCTTACGACCGACTCGGCAATCTCCCGGGCACGGGTGCCCAGGGAACGGACTCCGAGGAAGAGGGAGAGTAA
- the erpA gene encoding iron-sulfur cluster insertion protein ErpA — MSDTTITSETKTAHGVTLTDAAATKVKNLLAQEGREDLRLRVAVQPGGCSGLIYQLYFDERYLDGDETVEFDGVEVIVDNMSVPYLDGAAIDFKDTISEQGFTIDNPNAAGSCACGDSFH, encoded by the coding sequence ATGAGCGACACCACCATCACTTCCGAGACCAAGACCGCACACGGCGTCACCCTCACGGACGCTGCCGCCACCAAGGTGAAGAACCTTCTCGCGCAGGAGGGCCGCGAGGATCTTCGACTGCGCGTGGCGGTCCAGCCCGGCGGATGCTCCGGCCTGATCTACCAGCTCTACTTCGACGAGCGCTACCTGGATGGCGATGAGACCGTCGAGTTCGACGGCGTAGAGGTCATCGTCGACAACATGAGCGTGCCCTACCTCGACGGCGCAGCCATCGATTTCAAGGACACGATCTCGGAGCAGGGCTTCACGATCGACAACCCGAACGCGGCCGGAAGCTGCGCCTGCGGCGACAGCTTCCACTGA
- a CDS encoding dipeptidase gives MTSVPPTADPAIESAVSEAVAISIPSALADLGDLVRIPGIAWPSFEQTQLERSAERVAALAEATGVFDEVRVLRAAIPGTDEHGQPAVLATRAARGGKPTILLYAHHDVQPPGDDALWETPPFEPTVRDGRLYGRGAADDKAGIMTHIASLRAVREALGDDLELGISLFIEGEEEYGSRSFAQFLSDNAEALRADAIVVADSGNWDSTTPGLTVSLRGNARFTLKVRTLDHASHSGMFGGAVPDAMMATVRLLSTLWDADGAVAVEGMTERDAPTPEYSEETLRDEAGLLSGTTPIGRDSILSRIWNKPAVTVIGIDATSVESASNTLLPEATVVISARVAPGQTGEEAYAALERHLRANAPFGAELTFSDVDLGDGFLVDTSGWAVGLARQAMADGYGKDAVDLGVGGSIPFIADLVREFPEAQILVTGVEDPHSRAHSPNESLHLDTFRHAIATEALLLARMNAATL, from the coding sequence ATGACCTCCGTGCCGCCCACCGCAGACCCCGCCATCGAATCCGCCGTCAGCGAAGCCGTGGCGATCAGCATCCCGAGCGCGCTCGCAGATCTCGGTGATCTCGTGCGCATCCCCGGCATCGCCTGGCCGTCGTTCGAGCAGACGCAGCTCGAGCGCAGCGCCGAGCGCGTGGCGGCTCTCGCCGAGGCGACCGGCGTCTTCGACGAGGTTCGCGTCCTTCGCGCCGCGATCCCCGGGACGGACGAGCACGGTCAGCCCGCCGTGCTGGCGACCAGGGCCGCACGAGGAGGCAAGCCGACCATCCTGCTGTACGCGCACCACGACGTTCAGCCTCCCGGTGACGACGCGCTGTGGGAGACGCCGCCGTTCGAGCCGACCGTGCGCGACGGGCGGCTGTACGGTCGGGGCGCCGCTGACGACAAGGCGGGGATCATGACGCACATCGCCTCACTTCGCGCGGTGCGCGAGGCGCTCGGCGACGACCTCGAGCTCGGCATATCGCTGTTCATCGAGGGCGAGGAGGAGTATGGCTCCCGCTCGTTCGCGCAGTTCCTCAGCGACAACGCGGAGGCTCTGCGGGCGGACGCCATCGTCGTCGCCGACTCCGGGAACTGGGACTCGACGACGCCCGGTCTGACCGTCTCGCTGCGCGGCAACGCCCGCTTCACGCTCAAGGTCCGCACGCTCGACCATGCGTCGCATTCCGGAATGTTCGGCGGCGCGGTGCCGGACGCCATGATGGCCACGGTGCGTCTGCTGTCGACTCTGTGGGATGCCGACGGGGCCGTCGCGGTGGAGGGGATGACCGAGCGCGACGCACCTACCCCGGAGTACTCGGAGGAGACGCTGCGCGATGAGGCCGGACTCCTGTCCGGCACCACGCCGATCGGCAGGGACAGCATCCTCAGCCGCATCTGGAACAAGCCGGCCGTCACCGTCATCGGCATCGACGCGACCAGCGTCGAATCGGCGTCCAACACCCTCCTTCCCGAGGCGACCGTCGTCATCAGCGCCCGAGTCGCCCCCGGCCAGACCGGTGAAGAGGCCTACGCGGCGCTGGAGAGGCACCTGCGTGCGAACGCGCCGTTCGGCGCCGAGCTGACGTTCTCCGACGTCGACCTAGGGGACGGCTTCCTCGTCGACACCAGCGGGTGGGCCGTCGGCCTCGCCCGTCAGGCGATGGCGGACGGCTACGGCAAGGATGCCGTGGATCTCGGTGTCGGCGGATCCATCCCGTTCATCGCCGATCTCGTCCGGGAGTTCCCAGAAGCGCAGATCCTCGTCACCGGTGTGGAGGACCCGCATTCGCGCGCGCACAGCCCGAACGAGTCCCTGCACCTGGACACCTTCCGTCACGCGATCGCCACCGAGGCGCTGCTGCTCGCGCGCATGAACGCCGCCACGCTCTGA
- a CDS encoding DUF3043 domain-containing protein has translation MRVILRLHPNLDPRSPVAASTPSTNDESAETPVVGKGRPTPSRAEQEAARRRPLVADTKEARAAAKAQLREQRERAQAGMAAGEDKYLPPRDKGPQRRWVRDYVDAGWHVSEWVMALMVIVILVSLVPNPTFSFYAFVGLWCFIIVAVLDMILLGARAKRKAAAKFGKERLEKGLGWYAAMRSLQMRFMRLPKPQVKRGQYPA, from the coding sequence ATGCGAGTAATCTTAAGGCTTCACCCGAATCTTGATCCGAGGAGTCCCGTGGCCGCTTCCACCCCATCGACGAACGACGAGTCCGCCGAGACGCCGGTCGTCGGCAAGGGACGGCCGACTCCGAGCCGCGCCGAGCAGGAGGCAGCCCGCCGTCGTCCGCTCGTCGCGGACACCAAGGAGGCCCGTGCTGCGGCGAAGGCCCAGCTGCGCGAGCAGCGCGAGCGCGCACAGGCCGGCATGGCCGCCGGTGAGGACAAGTACCTTCCCCCGCGCGACAAGGGGCCGCAGCGACGCTGGGTGCGCGACTACGTGGATGCCGGCTGGCACGTGTCCGAGTGGGTGATGGCGCTGATGGTCATCGTCATCCTGGTCTCGCTCGTGCCCAACCCGACCTTCTCGTTCTACGCCTTCGTCGGCCTGTGGTGCTTCATCATCGTCGCCGTGCTCGACATGATCCTGCTGGGCGCGCGCGCGAAGCGGAAGGCCGCCGCGAAGTTCGGCAAGGAGCGCCTCGAGAAGGGCCTCGGCTGGTACGCCGCGATGCGGTCGCTGCAGATGCGCTTCATGCGCCTGCCCAAGCCGCAGGTCAAGCGCGGACAGTACCCCGCCTGA
- a CDS encoding quinone-dependent dihydroorotate dehydrogenase: protein MYPLLFRTVLSRFDPEFAHHAGMAVIRGLGAPPFAWITRALCAPEAESKVSALGLTFDSPFGVAAGFDKNAVGVRGLAALGFGHVEVGTVTAIPQEGNPKPRLFRLVPDRAVINRMGFNNAGADAAAKRLAKLRRRRPKTIIGVNIGKSRIIEVENATADYVASATKLAPLADYLAVNVSSPNTPGLRGLQAVETLAPLLRAVKTAAGSTPLLVKIAPDLSDDEIAAIARLAVAEGLDGIIAHNTTIGREGLKTDAAVVEAAGAGGLSGAPLRERSMEVLHVVRAAVPSDFCVISVGGVETASDVQERLDAGATLVQGYTAFLYRGPFWARQISRELRRR, encoded by the coding sequence ATGTATCCCCTCCTCTTCCGCACCGTTCTGTCGCGCTTCGACCCTGAGTTCGCGCACCACGCCGGCATGGCAGTGATCCGCGGGCTCGGCGCGCCGCCGTTCGCGTGGATCACCCGTGCCCTGTGTGCGCCCGAGGCAGAAAGCAAGGTGTCGGCGCTCGGGCTCACGTTCGACTCGCCGTTCGGCGTCGCGGCCGGCTTCGACAAGAACGCCGTCGGCGTGCGCGGGCTCGCGGCGCTCGGTTTCGGGCACGTCGAGGTTGGCACGGTCACCGCCATTCCGCAGGAGGGCAACCCCAAGCCGCGCCTGTTCCGCCTCGTGCCCGACCGCGCCGTCATCAACCGGATGGGCTTCAACAATGCCGGGGCGGATGCCGCGGCGAAGCGCCTCGCGAAGCTGCGCCGGCGCCGTCCTAAGACGATCATCGGCGTGAACATCGGCAAGAGCCGGATCATCGAGGTCGAGAACGCCACCGCAGACTACGTCGCGAGCGCGACGAAGCTCGCCCCGCTCGCGGACTACCTCGCCGTCAACGTGTCATCCCCCAACACTCCGGGACTGCGCGGGCTGCAGGCGGTCGAGACACTCGCACCGCTGCTGCGTGCGGTGAAGACGGCGGCGGGCTCGACCCCGTTGCTGGTGAAGATCGCGCCCGACCTGTCGGACGACGAGATCGCGGCGATCGCACGGCTCGCCGTGGCGGAGGGGCTCGACGGGATCATCGCGCACAACACGACCATCGGCCGCGAGGGCCTGAAGACGGATGCCGCGGTCGTCGAAGCCGCCGGCGCCGGCGGGCTGTCCGGTGCGCCGCTGCGGGAGCGCTCGATGGAGGTGCTGCACGTCGTGCGCGCGGCGGTTCCGAGCGATTTCTGCGTCATCTCCGTCGGGGGAGTGGAGACCGCGTCCGACGTCCAGGAGCGGCTGGATGCCGGTGCCACGCTCGTGCAGGGATACACGGCGTTCCTGTACCGCGGCCCGTTCTGGGCCCGTCAGATCAGCCGTGAGCTCAGGCGGCGTTAG
- the nrdR gene encoding transcriptional regulator NrdR, with amino-acid sequence MHCPFCRHPDSRVIDSRTSDDGLSIRRRRQCPECGGRFTTTETASLNVIKRSGVMEPFSRDKVISGVRKACQGRPVTEADLAILAQRVEEAVRQTGVSQLDANEIGLAILGPLRDLDEVAYLRFASVYQAFESLEDFESAITDLRADHAESGVATADR; translated from the coding sequence ATGCACTGCCCGTTCTGCCGTCATCCCGATTCCCGCGTGATCGATTCGCGAACCAGCGATGACGGTCTCTCGATCCGTCGGCGCAGGCAGTGCCCGGAGTGCGGCGGCCGGTTCACCACCACCGAGACGGCCAGCCTCAACGTGATCAAGCGCTCCGGCGTCATGGAGCCGTTCAGCCGTGACAAGGTCATCTCGGGCGTCCGCAAGGCATGCCAGGGGCGCCCGGTGACCGAGGCAGACCTCGCGATCCTCGCGCAGCGCGTCGAGGAGGCAGTGCGGCAGACCGGCGTATCGCAACTCGATGCGAACGAGATCGGACTGGCCATCCTCGGGCCGCTCCGCGACCTCGACGAGGTCGCTTACCTGCGTTTCGCCAGCGTCTACCAGGCGTTCGAATCGCTCGAGGACTTCGAAAGCGCGATCACCGATCTGCGCGCCGATCATGCCGAGTCCGGGGTGGCCACGGCCGACCGGTAA
- the hisD gene encoding histidinol dehydrogenase, whose amino-acid sequence MRTIDLRGRKLSPADMLAAVPRATQARAEALETAARIVEDVRTEGEAALRAQAEKFDRVTGHEIRVPASHIQDAVAALAPEVRAALEEAIRRVRLGSAAQVPETRVTQIGDGALITQRWQPVNRVGVYIPGGKAPLASSVVMNAVPAQVAGVQHIALASPPQHTEDGRIHPTILGAAGLLGITEVYAIGGAGAIGAFAYGVEDLGLDPVDVLSGPGNNYVASAKRAVAGVVGTDSEAGATEILVVADRTANARLIAADLVSQAEHDEQASAVLVTDDESLAERVVTEVARLAASTKHAERVGVSLAGEQSAIVLVDDRAMATAFSNAYAPEHLELHIEDAPEAASAFTSAGAIFVGDQTPVSLGDYMAGSNHVLPTGGQARYAPGLGAYTFLRPQQIISYDHAALAAVREGVVALANTEVLPGHGEAIEARFQADAGGTTTL is encoded by the coding sequence GTGCGCACGATCGATCTGCGGGGGCGGAAGCTCTCGCCGGCAGACATGCTCGCCGCCGTTCCACGCGCCACGCAGGCGCGTGCCGAGGCCCTGGAGACCGCAGCGCGCATCGTCGAGGACGTCCGCACCGAGGGTGAAGCCGCACTGCGCGCCCAGGCCGAGAAGTTCGACCGCGTCACCGGGCACGAGATCCGCGTGCCGGCAAGCCACATCCAGGATGCCGTCGCCGCTCTCGCCCCCGAGGTCCGGGCGGCGCTCGAAGAAGCGATTCGCCGCGTGCGCCTGGGATCTGCGGCGCAGGTGCCGGAGACCCGAGTGACACAGATCGGCGACGGCGCCCTCATCACCCAGCGCTGGCAGCCGGTGAACCGTGTCGGCGTGTACATCCCCGGCGGGAAGGCGCCGCTCGCATCGAGCGTGGTGATGAATGCGGTTCCGGCGCAGGTCGCCGGAGTCCAGCACATCGCCCTCGCGTCGCCGCCGCAGCACACCGAAGACGGCCGCATCCACCCGACGATTCTCGGCGCAGCCGGGCTGCTCGGCATCACCGAGGTGTATGCCATCGGCGGCGCCGGCGCGATCGGCGCGTTCGCGTACGGCGTGGAGGATCTCGGCCTCGACCCGGTCGATGTCCTCTCCGGCCCTGGCAACAACTACGTCGCGTCTGCCAAGCGGGCCGTCGCCGGCGTCGTCGGCACAGACTCCGAAGCGGGCGCGACAGAGATCCTCGTGGTGGCCGACCGCACAGCGAACGCGCGACTCATAGCCGCCGACCTCGTGAGCCAGGCGGAGCACGATGAGCAGGCGTCGGCGGTGCTCGTCACCGACGACGAGAGTCTCGCCGAGCGCGTCGTCACCGAGGTCGCTCGGCTCGCAGCATCCACGAAGCACGCGGAACGCGTCGGCGTCTCGCTGGCGGGCGAGCAGTCCGCGATCGTCCTCGTCGACGATCGCGCGATGGCCACGGCGTTCAGCAACGCCTACGCACCCGAGCACCTCGAGCTCCACATCGAAGACGCGCCGGAGGCGGCATCCGCGTTCACCAGCGCCGGCGCGATCTTCGTCGGCGACCAGACACCGGTGAGTCTGGGCGACTATATGGCGGGCAGCAATCACGTGCTGCCGACCGGGGGACAGGCGCGCTACGCGCCGGGGCTCGGCGCCTACACGTTCCTGCGGCCGCAGCAGATCATCTCCTACGATCACGCCGCTCTCGCCGCCGTCCGTGAGGGCGTCGTCGCCCTGGCGAATACCGAGGTGCTCCCGGGGCACGGCGAAGCCATCGAAGCGCGCTTCCAGGCTGACGCCGGGGGAACGACTACGCTGTAA